One window of the Pantoea cypripedii genome contains the following:
- the crtB gene encoding 15-cis-phytoene synthase CrtB: protein MSMPLMAHATHTMAAGSKSFATAAKLFDASTRRSTLMLYAWCRHCDDVIDGQTLGAPGSQHAIDDALARMAHLQLETRRAYSGASMAEPAFAAFQEVALMHRIPAQLAFDHLEGFAMDARHQRYLSFDDTLRYCYHVAGVVGLMMARVMGVRDEKVLDHACDLGLAFQLTNIARDIVEDARNGRCYLPEEWLQPLGLRSDNLADMQHRAAIATLAARLVTAAEPYYQSAYAGLAGLPLRSAWAIATAHGVYREIGMKVLQAGAQAWDSRQHTSNGEKLALLLRGAGLAIRSRLVSPAARPAGLWQRPGQ from the coding sequence ATGAGTATGCCGTTAATGGCGCACGCCACCCACACCATGGCTGCTGGCTCAAAAAGCTTCGCGACTGCCGCCAAACTGTTCGATGCCTCAACGCGCCGCAGCACGCTGATGCTGTATGCCTGGTGTCGTCATTGCGATGACGTTATTGATGGTCAGACGCTGGGAGCGCCTGGATCGCAGCATGCTATCGATGATGCGCTGGCACGCATGGCGCATCTGCAACTGGAAACGCGGCGGGCCTACAGCGGTGCCAGCATGGCAGAACCGGCGTTTGCCGCCTTTCAGGAGGTCGCACTGATGCACCGGATCCCAGCGCAACTGGCCTTTGATCACCTCGAAGGTTTTGCGATGGATGCACGTCACCAGCGCTACCTGAGCTTCGACGATACCCTGCGTTATTGCTATCACGTCGCAGGGGTCGTGGGTTTAATGATGGCGCGGGTCATGGGCGTGCGTGATGAAAAGGTATTGGATCACGCCTGCGATTTAGGGCTGGCTTTCCAGCTGACCAATATCGCACGCGATATCGTCGAGGATGCACGCAATGGCCGCTGTTATCTGCCCGAGGAGTGGCTGCAACCGCTGGGTTTGCGCAGCGATAATCTGGCCGATATGCAACATCGTGCGGCGATTGCCACACTCGCCGCACGCCTGGTGACGGCAGCAGAGCCTTATTATCAGTCAGCATACGCCGGGTTAGCGGGGTTGCCGCTGCGTTCAGCCTGGGCGATCGCCACCGCTCACGGCGTGTATCGTGAAATTGGCATGAAAGTGTTGCAGGCAGGCGCGCAGGCGTGGGATTCGCGCCAGCACACCAGTAATGGCGAGAAACTGGCGTTACTGCTCAGGGGGGCCGGGCTGGCAATCCGATCGCGGCTGGTTTCGCCTGCGGCCCGCCCGGCGGGGCTATGGCAACGACCAGGACAATAA